The proteins below are encoded in one region of Aequorivita iocasae:
- a CDS encoding ExbD/TolR family protein, with translation MSKFKKKKDGGLPAISTASLPDIVFMLLFFFMVVTVLRDDNLLVQNKLPKADQVEKLKKDRSVYIYAGKPSSRYQDKYGSEAKIQIGDKYTDISNIKFALTEARQKLLPELQDKVMVALKVDEKTNTGMVTDIKQELRDLNMLKIIYITTPGNEVSQ, from the coding sequence ATGTCAAAATTTAAAAAGAAAAAAGACGGCGGATTGCCAGCCATTTCTACAGCATCCCTTCCGGATATTGTATTTATGTTACTGTTCTTCTTTATGGTTGTAACGGTACTGCGGGATGACAATTTGCTTGTTCAGAATAAGTTGCCAAAGGCAGATCAGGTTGAGAAATTGAAAAAAGACCGATCGGTTTATATTTATGCCGGAAAACCAAGCTCTAGATATCAAGACAAATATGGTTCAGAGGCTAAGATACAAATAGGCGATAAGTACACAGATATATCCAATATTAAGTTTGCATTGACAGAGGCCCGTCAAAAGCTGCTTCCTGAACTTCAGGATAAAGTTATGGTTGCCCTTAAAGTTGATGAGAAAACTAATACTGGAATGGTAACTGACATAAAACAGGAATTGCGTGATCTTAATATGCTAAAGATTATTTACATCACCACTCCTGGGAATGAAGTAAGCCAATAG
- a CDS encoding outer membrane beta-barrel protein codes for MQKRFNFFLTFLFALVSIQAIAQDTISPIAVDSLYREDQFYIGITYNLPLNLPSGGNIRGLSGGIQFGFLRDMPINKQRNLAVALGVGLTIDQLGQNIFIGETANDETIFRVLDGNVDYTRNRFNMAIIEAPLEFRWRTSTPSTYRFWRLYTGFRVGYTYWYKATFKQPGNTVNQTKISEFEPLRLSATLSFGYNTFNFFASYSINPFFKDAVTVEGKSVDIRTLKVGLMFYIL; via the coding sequence ATGCAAAAACGTTTTAATTTTTTTCTAACTTTCCTCTTCGCCCTAGTTTCAATACAAGCTATTGCACAGGACACCATCTCTCCTATTGCCGTAGATTCCTTATATCGAGAAGATCAATTTTATATAGGGATTACTTATAACTTACCTTTGAACCTTCCATCCGGTGGAAATATTCGTGGACTTTCCGGTGGTATACAGTTTGGTTTCCTGAGAGATATGCCAATCAATAAACAACGAAACCTCGCAGTTGCACTTGGCGTTGGACTAACCATTGATCAATTGGGACAAAATATTTTTATAGGTGAAACAGCAAATGATGAAACTATTTTTAGGGTTCTTGACGGTAATGTAGACTATACCCGAAATCGCTTTAACATGGCGATAATTGAAGCCCCTTTGGAGTTTAGGTGGAGAACTTCTACCCCATCCACGTATCGATTCTGGAGGTTATATACCGGTTTTAGGGTTGGATATACATATTGGTACAAAGCTACTTTCAAGCAACCTGGAAACACGGTAAATCAAACAAAAATCTCTGAATTTGAACCCTTGCGGCTTTCGGCAACGCTTAGTTTCGGGTACAATACATTTAATTTCTTTGCTTCCTATAGTATAAATCCTTTTTTTAAAGATGCTGTAACTGTAGAGGGTAAAAGTGTAGACATAAGAACCTTAAAGGTTGGACTTATGTTTTACATATTATAA
- a CDS encoding ExbD/TolR family protein, producing the protein MARRATPEVNAGSMADIAFLLLIFFLVTTTIEKDKGIARQLPPKEDVVDPPKIKEKNLFIVNVNRSDQLLVEEKLMELKDLRQAAIAFLDNGGAPSGSPEYCSYCKGKRDPESSDNPDKAVISVQNDRLTSYKMYIAVQNELVAAYNFLRDRESERLYGWKFTEKSKDLDEGKIKGEAAKDALQEKLETIQQLFPLKLSEAEPKKSGQ; encoded by the coding sequence ATGGCAAGAAGAGCAACACCCGAAGTAAACGCAGGGTCGATGGCTGACATCGCTTTCCTATTGCTTATCTTTTTCTTGGTAACTACCACCATTGAAAAGGATAAAGGAATTGCGCGGCAGCTACCACCCAAGGAAGATGTTGTAGACCCGCCAAAAATTAAAGAAAAGAACCTTTTTATTGTAAACGTAAACAGGAGCGATCAATTATTAGTTGAAGAAAAATTGATGGAGCTAAAAGACCTTCGCCAGGCCGCAATCGCTTTTCTTGATAACGGTGGAGCACCTTCCGGAAGCCCAGAATATTGCAGTTATTGCAAAGGAAAACGTGACCCAGAATCTTCAGATAACCCAGACAAGGCAGTAATATCTGTTCAAAATGACAGGCTTACTTCCTATAAAATGTACATTGCTGTTCAAAATGAATTAGTAGCAGCATACAACTTTTTAAGAGACAGGGAATCAGAAAGATTGTACGGATGGAAATTTACCGAAAAGAGTAAAGATCTTGATGAAGGAAAGATAAAGGGTGAAGCTGCCAAGGATGCATTGCAGGAAAAACTGGAGACTATTCAGCAATTATTTCCTCTAAAACTTTCTGAAGCGGAACCAAAAAAATCTGGACAATAA
- the rpoN gene encoding RNA polymerase factor sigma-54, with the protein MLKQQLNFKLSQKLSPQQIQLMKMIQLPTQAFEQRIAQELEENPALEGGKEESNEFDDEFSNDEFDDNYDEGNEVIETDINVDDYLSDDEVPSYKLSANNYSADDEERQMPYAAGTSFTQHLMQQLNTYRLDEEEEEIARFLVGSVDESGYIRREIQDIVDDLAFTQNVYTTADKVEKVLKVVQELDPAGVAARDLQECLLLQLERKEQTPSVALAIDILDETFDHFSKKHYKKLIQKFDITEDQLREAIHEIETLNPKPGGTYSGNNRIIEHVVPDFAIKIVDGELDLTLNGRNAPELHVSHDYTNMLKGYKESKEKSKAQKDAVMFIKQKLDAAKWFIDAIKQRQQTLFVTMNAIMHHQEEYFLTGDERKLKPMILKDIADKINMDVSTVSRVANSKYVDTPYGTKLIKEFFSESMKNDQGEDVSTKEIKKILEITISEENKRKPLTDDKLAKILLEKGYPIARRTIAKYREQLDLPVARLRKEI; encoded by the coding sequence ATGTTAAAGCAGCAATTAAATTTTAAACTTTCCCAAAAATTATCGCCTCAACAGATACAGTTGATGAAGATGATCCAACTGCCCACGCAAGCTTTTGAGCAACGTATTGCCCAAGAGCTTGAAGAAAATCCTGCTTTGGAAGGCGGAAAAGAGGAAAGTAACGAATTTGATGACGAATTTAGCAATGATGAATTTGACGACAATTATGACGAAGGCAACGAAGTAATTGAAACCGATATAAACGTCGATGATTACCTAAGCGATGACGAGGTACCAAGTTATAAACTTTCCGCAAACAATTACAGCGCAGATGACGAGGAACGGCAAATGCCCTATGCGGCTGGAACATCCTTTACACAGCATTTAATGCAGCAGTTAAACACCTATCGTTTGGACGAAGAAGAAGAAGAAATTGCTCGATTTTTGGTAGGCAGTGTGGACGAAAGCGGTTACATACGTAGAGAAATTCAAGATATTGTTGATGATTTGGCTTTTACTCAGAATGTTTATACCACGGCAGATAAGGTTGAAAAAGTTTTAAAGGTGGTTCAAGAGCTAGACCCAGCTGGGGTTGCGGCACGCGATCTTCAGGAATGTTTATTGCTTCAGTTGGAACGAAAAGAACAGACGCCTTCGGTAGCCTTGGCGATTGATATTTTAGATGAGACTTTCGATCATTTCAGTAAAAAGCATTATAAAAAACTTATTCAGAAGTTTGATATTACCGAAGATCAACTTCGGGAAGCAATTCACGAAATTGAAACTTTAAATCCCAAACCAGGCGGAACCTATTCTGGGAACAATAGAATTATAGAGCACGTGGTACCTGATTTTGCAATAAAGATTGTTGATGGAGAGCTTGATTTAACATTAAATGGAAGAAACGCCCCAGAACTTCACGTGAGCCATGACTACACAAATATGTTGAAGGGGTATAAAGAGTCCAAAGAAAAGTCAAAGGCGCAGAAAGATGCCGTAATGTTCATAAAACAAAAGCTGGATGCAGCCAAATGGTTTATTGATGCCATAAAACAAAGGCAACAAACGCTTTTTGTAACTATGAATGCCATTATGCACCATCAAGAGGAATATTTTTTGACTGGAGACGAGCGCAAGCTGAAACCGATGATTTTGAAAGACATTGCCGATAAAATTAATATGGACGTTTCCACGGTTTCAAGGGTGGCAAACAGCAAATATGTTGATACCCCTTATGGAACAAAACTCATAAAAGAATTTTTCAGTGAGTCTATGAAAAATGATCAAGGGGAAGATGTTTCTACAAAAGAAATAAAGAAAATTCTTGAAATTACCATTTCGGAGGAGAATAAAAGAAAGCCGCTTACGGATGATAAACTTGCAAAGATTTTATTGGAAAAAGGGTACCCCATTGCAAGACGTACTATCGCTAAATACAGAGAACAATTGGATTTGCCCGTTGCCCGGCTTAGAAAAGAAATTTAA